The Mesotoga sp. UBA6090 genomic sequence AGAGCTAGAACATATGATGACGCTTTGAGAATCGCTATCGAACTAAATCATAAGGCAGAAAGGCCTAATAATCGATGAATAAGGTGATTGCATTGAAGTCTAAAATTCTGTTCGTACTCGCTTGTGTGCTTGCGATTATAGTTTGGTTAGTAACGTTACTGGTTGCAGCTTGCGTTGCGATAGGAGTGTTCTCATGATGGACGATGCGCTTGACAAGTTCAAAGAGCATTTGAGAAATCTTCCGTATCTTGGTTCGGAGGAGTCTATACGAAGAGCGGCTCATTCTTTTGTACTCCTGTTCCTAACTACAGAGGCTGTCAAGAGAGGATACGACCCTGCCAATGTTGGCTTTGAAATACTGGTTAAGAATCCTAATGCATTCTCCATAAGGCCAACAAATGAAGAAACTACACGTTTGGTGTCCGAGGTCTTCGGTTCTGCTCATTTCAGTCTAAATTAGAGAGAGGCAATCGCCTCTCTCTAATAAACCTCTGATGCCTTTCCTACAACTACACCTATAAATTCAGCCTTACCTTTTTTCCAATCCAACATTTCTAACTCAACTGGCGAAAATTCGGGGTTCGTTGACGTGAGTGTCATTTCTTCTCTGTTTTTCAGAATCAGTCTTCTCAGTAGCTTTTCATCGTTGATGCTTACAAGGACTATCCTTCCAGAACATTCCTTGTACTCCGATTTCTTGAGGAAGATTATGTCTCCCTGCTTAAAATCAGGAAACATGGCATTGTCTGGAACAGTTGTAGCAAAGTCAGCTCCGAATACCTTCACGATTGTGTTTGTCACTCCCTCCGTAGATTCTAAGTCAACCATGTCTATATCGTAGAAGGGTATAGATTCATGATCGAGAGGTTCAAATCCAAGAAGAAAATTCACGTCCACGTCCAGCGCCTTAGCAACTTTTCCAACTGCGTCTGTACTCGGTACTCTTCTTCCTGTCTCATAGTGGTATATAGAGGCTGCAGTAAGTCCAGACCTGAGAGCTACGTGATTCCTAGTGAACCCCTTTGCCTTCCGAGTTTCTAAGATTCGTTTTCCTATGCTCATATATATCACCCCACACAATAATATCACTAAATTTATTTTTTTGTGGTATGTCGTTTGTTATACTTAACAACAAAGTAAAATGGATTGCGATATACTCATTGTTATACAGGAGGTGAAAATAATGTCAACAACCGTATCAAGACTGAGAGCTATAAGGGAGTCCAGAGGCTGGAGTCGAAACGTATTAAGCATGAAGTCAAAAGTGCCAGACGCTCATATATATATGTTAGAGACAGGAAGAAGAACTCCACACCTAAAGACTGCATATAAGCTCGCAAATGCTTTGGAACTTCCGATTGAAGATGTATTCCCAAAGGAAGAGATACTTCATGAATGACTTTGCAGATGCCTTCTTTGACCTTCTGGTAAAGGACGGCTATTTAGAAAGGAGGAATCAAAATGGAGTTATGGAGAAAGGCCCTGCCGTTATCATACAGCAGAATGAACACATTTCTGAGATGCCCGAGAAGATTCTATCTGAGGTACATTGAGGGCCTCGAAGAACCCTCAACACCAGCTATGCAGATTGGAAAAGTTGTACACGATGCTCTCGACACACTTATAAAAAATCGGGGTGATATGTTACAAGCGTTAGAGAAACTCGATACCCTTCCTGAACAAGATTATACCATTGCTAAGAAGCGTTTCAAAACGGGGGTTAAAATGCTGCAAGGCTTACCAGTAGCTGCGTCGGAGTTGAAGTTTGGAATGGATAGTAAGTTTAACAAAGTCGATTTTGAATCTTCAGATTGCTTCTTCAGGGGCGTAATCGACCTTGTGATCAACAATGGCGATGGTTCTTATTCTGTCAGGGATTGGAAGACTGGCTGGTCTGACCCAGACCCAAGACAAGTAATCATATATTCTCTACCACTTATTAGGGGCGGTCTTAAGGTTAATGATGCTGGTTTCTTTCTGCTGGCAACTGGTGGTATGTATGCGTATTCCATTGATGATTTAGAGGTTAGTCACGCGCTTAACTTTATCAAAAAGACTTGGCAATCAATTAAGGACAGATTTGAGGAAACCGAGAGAGAGGGCGTTGACACGATAGAAAAGTTCCAGCCAAACGTGTCAGGTGGCTGTTCTTATTGTTCATTTCACAGAAGATGCAAACTGTCCGAAGTTGAGGGAATTGAAGACGAAATCAGAAATGCGCAGATCGAGAAAGAAAAAGCAAAAGAAGTCTTCGACAGGGCAAGGG encodes the following:
- a CDS encoding helix-turn-helix transcriptional regulator; this encodes MSTTVSRLRAIRESRGWSRNVLSMKSKVPDAHIYMLETGRRTPHLKTAYKLANALELPIEDVFPKEEILHE
- a CDS encoding XRE family transcriptional regulator, which gives rise to MSIGKRILETRKAKGFTRNHVALRSGLTAASIYHYETGRRVPSTDAVGKVAKALDVDVNFLLGFEPLDHESIPFYDIDMVDLESTEGVTNTIVKVFGADFATTVPDNAMFPDFKQGDIIFLKKSEYKECSGRIVLVSINDEKLLRRLILKNREEMTLTSTNPEFSPVELEMLDWKKGKAEFIGVVVGKASEVY
- a CDS encoding PD-(D/E)XK nuclease family protein, encoding MNTFLRCPRRFYLRYIEGLEEPSTPAMQIGKVVHDALDTLIKNRGDMLQALEKLDTLPEQDYTIAKKRFKTGVKMLQGLPVAASELKFGMDSKFNKVDFESSDCFFRGVIDLVINNGDGSYSVRDWKTGWSDPDPRQVIIYSLPLIRGGLKVNDAGFFLLATGGMYAYSIDDLEVSHALNFIKKTWQSIKDRFEETEREGVDTIEKFQPNVSGGCSYCSFHRRCKLSEVEGIEDEIRNAQIEKEKAKEVFDRARGIVKETGQPIFVTDETVMALSEELKLKIAGRGEEEKNRNKALVAQWLIENNGVEFINMSSTLPPAIVAMMPPEIGDLCKYRNTPSVKVISANEFIKQEV